TCGAGGCGTATCCTAGAGCATTTTGAACCAGGGGAGAGGGCATTGATTAGAGTTGCAGTTGTTATACCAATGCATGAAGCTTGGCTGTGTATAGGTCTGGGTGGGGATAGATCTAGATGTAGAGATAACCCAAAATACGAACTCTCTAAGCTGTTGAATAAACCCTATGACGATAAATCTCTTTTAGCAAAATATGTTGAGCGTATAGATATAGCGAGACTTCTATCTGAAGAGGATTTCGGCACATATCTAGATTATCTGAAATGGCTTCTAACATAAGACTAGCTCTATGTTTCGATGGATCGGAGGTATTTGGTGTGGAGCTGATAAAGTTTTTGTTGAAGCTTCAATGAATTTGTAGTGTTGTGTGGTGCTACTCTATGGCTATAGATTGGTTTTATAGATATCTGCTTAGATCTGTTATACCTAGTCTAGATGAGATTGAGTTTGTTAGACCTATAGCTAATGGGCTTAGAGGTTCATCGGATATTGAGACCCTTGGTAATGTATCTGAATGGCTTGTAAAGAATGTGTCTCCCCATAGCTTTAGAATTTTCTGTACCTCTCTAGAGGGGGTTACATGGTTTATATGTGTACTGACACTATTCCTTTTCTATGAATATATATGTCGAGATCTCTTCAGTTTTCCAGACCCTATATACACAGCTATTGTGCTTATATTGGCTATCTCCACAGCTCTAGGGCTTAACATAGCTCTTTACTGGCTCAATACCCTTGCAAAGATTGTAACTATCTTCATAATGGTTGTCATTATTGGAGCTTTTGTAAGAGGTGCTTCAGATACAATACTTTTCTATAGTGGTGCATTACTGGGTACTCTAATAGCTCTTCTATCCTATGCATACTACATCTCACTACCTGTAGCATTAAATCGTAATCTAATTGGTATGGCTAAGACATATCTAAACTTTTTGGTATCGTCGTGTAGAAGTGGTATGCGTGTAGAGGAGATACTTAGATATGGGATGGGGGTGTGCCGAGAATATTCAAAGCTTACATTATCTCTTCTCATAAATCTCTATCCAAATAATAGAATTCTCCTCTTCTCTGCTCTCCTACATATAGCTACAGGTATAGAGTTTGGAGATAAGATGTATGTAGTTGAGCCAGGGCTACCCCTACTACCCACTAAGACATGGCTAAAGATGACAGGTCTTAGCGAGGCAAAGATATTTGAGGTTATAAAAACACCACATAGACTCACAGTTAGATATATTGGTAGAGTTGCTGAGAAGGGTACTGGTCTAGCCAACGAATGGAGATCTCTCCTTGAAAAGACTGTGAAAGAGATTGAAAATGCTGTTAGAGTTGGTATACCCAGAGTTGTAATAGGTCTAGAGACCCTGGCTAAACATCTAGATCTAGAGGATAGAGTTATAGCTGAATCCATTCAGCGGATAGTAAAAACATATGTGTATTCCAAAGCATTAGAGAGCTATCTAAGATATGTAAAAGACATTAGAGTTATATACACAGAGACAGGGCCATCCATAGAGATATTGCTAGCAATCCCTGGGAAAAGCTCATAGCATATTGATTGCATTCTATCCACTAGATCATATAGAGATATAGGTTCAAAACCCAGAGAAGAAGATTTGGGTTAGAGACAATGGGATTTCTGAGGATTAAGGCAAGGATTTGGAATGTCGAAGATTTGTCTAGAGCTACTGAAGTTGAGCTTCTAGCTGATACTGGAGCTATATATACGGTTTTACCCTCAAGTCTTCTCA
Above is a genomic segment from Ignisphaera aggregans DSM 17230 containing:
- a CDS encoding conserved hypothetical protein (KEGG: pis:Pisl_1951 hypothetical protein~SPTR: A1RVW6 Putative uncharacterized protein): MGIERLVFVEDSYGVDFHRKLLERLKTLSIISVSSNPKIFRIPTTGCNQALVRKTKARIIGVSSWRMLFVIDSEGLSIEEASRRILEHFEPGERALIRVAVVIPMHEAWLCIGLGGDRSRCRDNPKYELSKLLNKPYDDKSLLAKYVERIDIARLLSEEDFGTYLDYLKWLLT
- a CDS encoding Protein of unknown function DUF553 (InterPro IPR007562~KEGG: mja:MJ_ECS12 putative transglutaminase-like protease~PFAM: Protein of unknown function DUF553~SPTR: A9A7C3 Putative uncharacterized protein~PFAM: Transglutaminase-like domain) — encoded protein: MAIDWFYRYLLRSVIPSLDEIEFVRPIANGLRGSSDIETLGNVSEWLVKNVSPHSFRIFCTSLEGVTWFICVLTLFLFYEYICRDLFSFPDPIYTAIVLILAISTALGLNIALYWLNTLAKIVTIFIMVVIIGAFVRGASDTILFYSGALLGTLIALLSYAYYISLPVALNRNLIGMAKTYLNFLVSSCRSGMRVEEILRYGMGVCREYSKLTLSLLINLYPNNRILLFSALLHIATGIEFGDKMYVVEPGLPLLPTKTWLKMTGLSEAKIFEVIKTPHRLTVRYIGRVAEKGTGLANEWRSLLEKTVKEIENAVRVGIPRVVIGLETLAKHLDLEDRVIAESIQRIVKTYVYSKALESYLRYVKDIRVIYTETGPSIEILLAIPGKSS